In Sphingomonas crocodyli, a genomic segment contains:
- a CDS encoding winged helix DNA-binding protein has protein sequence MADWDDSPTVLIFGDSDAGIAAATRSATHAGARVAAALPIAAAIDRLNIQVSTDLVVVDVTADHGDALDRLLDRLDAEAEMGHHASVVTVAPALIDLAAARIKQPGVALLATPQPAERALAVAEMLARPRTVLHDVKSDGGQARLQKLSEEVGRIARTLARLSDEVQPTGVRERASPPPIPAEDGATIEPADAPAIRAMIRARRLRDQFFGNELFADPAWDMLLDLTASRIEQRPVAVSSLCIASAVPATTALRWIRQLTDAGLFKRIADPLDGRRVFIELTDRAAQGMRGYLTAAARLGTVVV, from the coding sequence ATGGCCGATTGGGATGATTCGCCGACCGTTCTGATATTTGGCGACAGCGACGCCGGCATCGCCGCCGCGACGCGCAGCGCCACGCATGCAGGCGCGCGCGTCGCCGCCGCTTTGCCGATCGCGGCGGCGATCGACCGGCTCAATATCCAGGTGTCGACCGATCTGGTCGTCGTCGATGTCACCGCCGATCATGGCGACGCGCTCGATCGCCTGCTCGACCGGCTCGATGCCGAGGCGGAGATGGGCCACCATGCCAGCGTCGTCACGGTCGCGCCGGCCCTGATCGATCTGGCGGCGGCGCGGATCAAACAGCCGGGCGTCGCTCTGCTCGCGACCCCGCAACCGGCCGAACGCGCGCTGGCGGTGGCCGAAATGCTCGCGCGGCCGCGCACCGTGCTGCACGACGTCAAATCGGACGGCGGGCAGGCGCGGCTCCAGAAATTGAGCGAGGAGGTGGGCCGCATCGCGCGCACCCTCGCGCGGCTGTCGGACGAGGTGCAGCCGACGGGTGTGCGCGAACGCGCCTCGCCGCCGCCGATCCCGGCGGAGGATGGCGCGACGATCGAACCGGCCGATGCCCCTGCGATCCGCGCGATGATCCGCGCCCGCCGCCTGCGCGATCAGTTTTTCGGCAACGAACTGTTCGCCGATCCCGCGTGGGACATGCTGCTCGATCTCACCGCATCGCGGATCGAACAGCGCCCGGTCGCCGTCTCCAGCCTGTGCATCGCCTCCGCCGTCCCCGCGACGACCGCGCTGCGCTGGATCCGCCAGCTGACCGACGCGGGCCTCTTCAAACGCATCGCCGACCCCCTCGACGGCCGCCGCGTCTTCATCGAACTCACCGACCGCGCGGCACAGGGCATGCGCGGCTACCTGACGGCGGCGGCGCGGCTGGGGACGGTGGTGGTTTAG
- a CDS encoding TetR/AcrR family transcriptional regulator, producing the protein MAAARRSPGNRAGLDLARIITAAREIAPDALSMQAVADVLGVDRKALNYHVGDRETLLGLIAQESFASSFSGVEIAAHADWREACRIYGRGYAQAVIVTGSHARHLPPHHALAGRFLATTEALLLKLTDAGFDDAAAVRSLALLTNICHAFARDAETSRTNPANTRINLLLGSLSSHGEAAFPNLARITEGGIDTYGDAQLDFAIETCIAGMAARLGDATE; encoded by the coding sequence ATGGCGGCGGCGCGGCGATCACCGGGGAACAGGGCGGGGCTCGATCTCGCGCGGATCATCACGGCGGCGCGCGAGATCGCGCCCGACGCGCTGTCGATGCAGGCGGTGGCGGACGTGCTGGGCGTCGATCGCAAGGCGCTCAACTATCATGTCGGCGATCGCGAAACCCTGCTCGGCCTGATCGCGCAGGAAAGTTTTGCCAGCAGCTTTTCGGGGGTCGAGATCGCTGCGCATGCCGACTGGCGGGAGGCGTGCCGCATCTATGGCCGCGGCTATGCGCAGGCGGTGATCGTCACCGGATCGCACGCGCGCCACCTGCCCCCGCACCACGCGCTCGCCGGCCGCTTCCTCGCGACGACCGAGGCGCTGCTGCTCAAGCTGACAGATGCGGGCTTCGATGATGCGGCGGCGGTGCGCAGTCTCGCCTTGCTCACCAACATCTGCCACGCCTTCGCCCGCGACGCCGAAACCAGCCGCACCAACCCGGCCAACACGCGCATCAACCTGCTGCTCGGCAGCCTTTCCAGCCACGGCGAGGCCGCCTTCCCCAATCTGGCGCGCATCACCGAAGGCGGCATAGACACCTATGGCGACGCCCAGCTCGACTTCGCGATCGAGACCTGCATCGCGGGGATGGCGGCGCGGTTGGGGGATGCCACCGAATGA
- the soxR gene encoding redox-sensitive transcriptional activator SoxR — protein MAVKTALTVGDVAKRSGVPVSTIHFYEAEGLIHGWRTAGNQRRYERAVLRYVALIQVSQRVGLSLRTIKDFFATIPTDRVLSAQDWHRLAEPWRALIDARIETLRRLRDEVDSCIGCGCLSLTDCPLRNPEDRLAGQGAGPRILMRPPAKSL, from the coding sequence ATGGCGGTCAAAACCGCGCTGACGGTGGGCGATGTGGCGAAACGCAGCGGCGTGCCCGTATCGACGATCCACTTTTACGAGGCGGAGGGGCTGATCCACGGCTGGCGCACCGCGGGCAACCAGCGGCGCTACGAACGCGCCGTCCTGCGCTACGTCGCGTTGATCCAGGTGTCGCAGCGGGTCGGCCTGTCGCTGCGCACGATCAAGGATTTCTTCGCCACGATCCCCACCGATCGCGTGCTTTCCGCGCAGGACTGGCACCGCCTGGCCGAGCCGTGGCGCGCGTTGATCGACGCGCGGATCGAAACGCTGCGCCGCCTGCGCGACGAGGTCGACAGTTGCATCGGCTGCGGCTGCCTCTCGCTCACCGATTGCCCGCTACGCAACCCGGAGGACCGGCTGGCCGGGCAAGGCGCGGGGCCACGCATATTGATGCGGCCGCCTGCGAAATCGCTTTGA
- a CDS encoding response regulator, with product MLKDLRILIVEDQPIIAFAVQEMLHELRAEIVGPVKTLAEAIDLVSTQHFDAALIDVWLKGEASFPIGNLLASKGIPFMVMSGLANEGEPQSFQDAPRLLKPFTLDELKAGFANSGLFRGR from the coding sequence ATGCTCAAAGACCTGCGCATCCTGATCGTCGAGGATCAGCCTATCATCGCCTTCGCCGTGCAGGAGATGCTGCACGAATTGCGCGCCGAAATCGTGGGGCCGGTGAAGACGCTGGCCGAGGCGATAGATCTCGTTTCCACCCAGCATTTCGATGCGGCGCTGATCGACGTGTGGCTGAAGGGCGAAGCATCCTTCCCGATCGGCAATCTCTTGGCCAGCAAGGGCATACCCTTCATGGTGATGAGCGGGCTGGCCAATGAAGGCGAACCGCAAAGCTTCCAGGACGCGCCCCGCCTGTTGAAGCCGTTCACGCTCGACGAACTGAAGGCCGGCTTCGCCAATAGCGGCCTGTTTCGCGGCCGATAA
- a CDS encoding cold-shock protein, with translation MITGIVKFFNADKGYGFIAPDEGGADAFVHITAVERAGMRTLEKEQRVQYELETGRNGKVSAVNLQDA, from the coding sequence ATGATCACCGGCATCGTCAAATTCTTCAATGCCGACAAGGGCTATGGCTTCATCGCGCCCGACGAAGGCGGCGCGGACGCATTCGTCCACATCACCGCGGTCGAGCGCGCGGGCATGCGCACCCTCGAAAAGGAACAGCGCGTCCAGTACGAACTCGAAACCGGCCGCAACGGCAAGGTCTCCGCGGTCAACCTGCAGGACGCCTGA
- a CDS encoding gamma-glutamylcyclotransferase family protein: MIADVDCRLAVYGTLAPGRANHHELADLRGTWRGGIVRGRLVQKGWGADFGYPALILDPAGDAVPVHLLDSADLPAHWARLDDFEGDGYARVVASIETDTGATTAWIYVSAD; this comes from the coding sequence TTGATCGCGGACGTCGACTGCCGCCTCGCCGTGTACGGCACGCTGGCGCCGGGCCGCGCCAATCATCACGAACTCGCCGATCTGCGTGGAACCTGGCGCGGGGGGATCGTGCGTGGGCGGCTGGTGCAAAAGGGCTGGGGCGCCGATTTCGGCTATCCCGCGCTGATCCTCGATCCCGCCGGGGATGCTGTGCCCGTCCACCTGCTCGACTCCGCAGACCTTCCCGCACACTGGGCGCGGCTCGATGATTTCGAAGGCGATGGCTATGCCCGCGTCGTCGCATCGATCGAAACCGACACTGGCGCGACGACCGCGTGGATCTACGTCAGCGCGGATTGA
- a CDS encoding hemerythrin domain-containing protein, whose protein sequence is MSGKYAPRNEQGKHVIAKDDPHALRVLKEEHHIFRRLFDEANHAGEDRLLQIARELCMRLSVHMTIEEEILYPALKPVIGADEVDEGIVEHQSGKRICAELEQLDGTEELFASKVHVLGEETVHHIDEEDEDLFEDAKEAHEKGKVDLDALGEELRARQAELYDQIAETGETGKTCDAVADEVERV, encoded by the coding sequence ATGTCCGGAAAATATGCGCCGCGCAACGAGCAGGGCAAACATGTGATCGCCAAGGACGACCCGCATGCCCTGCGCGTCCTCAAGGAAGAACATCACATCTTCCGCCGTCTGTTCGACGAGGCGAACCATGCTGGCGAGGATCGGCTGCTTCAGATCGCGCGCGAATTGTGCATGCGCCTGTCGGTGCACATGACGATCGAGGAGGAGATCCTCTATCCCGCACTCAAGCCCGTGATCGGCGCCGACGAGGTCGACGAGGGCATTGTCGAACATCAATCGGGGAAGCGCATCTGCGCTGAACTGGAGCAGCTGGACGGCACCGAGGAATTGTTCGCGTCCAAGGTCCATGTGCTGGGCGAGGAGACCGTCCACCATATCGACGAGGAGGACGAGGATCTGTTCGAGGACGCCAAGGAAGCGCACGAAAAGGGTAAGGTCGATCTCGACGCGCTGGGCGAGGAATTGCGCGCGCGGCAGGCCGAACTCTACGATCAGATCGCCGAGACGGGCGAGACCGGCAAGACGTGCGATGCGGTGGCCGACGAGGTGGAGCGGGTCTGA
- the infA gene encoding translation initiation factor IF-1: MAKEELLVLEGQIDEILPDGRFGVMLENDHRIIAYTAGKMRKFRIRSVVGDRVHVEMTPYDLSKGRIIFRERTPGAGPGPRGGHRR, from the coding sequence TTGGCGAAGGAAGAACTGCTGGTCCTGGAAGGCCAGATCGACGAAATCCTGCCCGATGGCCGTTTCGGCGTGATGCTGGAAAACGACCATCGGATCATCGCCTATACCGCCGGGAAGATGCGCAAATTTCGCATCCGATCGGTCGTCGGCGATCGGGTTCATGTCGAAATGACGCCTTATGATCTGAGCAAGGGGCGCATCATCTTCCGCGAACGGACGCCGGGCGCCGGCCCCGGCCCGCGTGGAGGCCACCGCCGATGA
- a CDS encoding DoxX family protein codes for MIFPRTPRSLLRALLIAGLIAFFLVGGIANLFPPASVRADYARWGYPAGFHYLTGTIELTAAMLLVPLRTRDLGRVLAALAMAGAIATLLVAGEWSHAIAPATLIAALALSRYLDEKAREARWEGKVF; via the coding sequence ATGATCTTTCCCCGCACGCCCCGATCCCTGCTGCGCGCTCTGCTGATCGCGGGGTTGATCGCCTTCTTCCTGGTCGGCGGGATCGCGAACCTGTTCCCGCCCGCATCGGTGCGCGCCGATTATGCGCGCTGGGGCTATCCGGCGGGCTTCCATTATCTGACCGGCACGATCGAGCTGACCGCCGCGATGCTGCTCGTCCCGCTGCGCACCCGCGATCTGGGGCGCGTGCTGGCGGCGCTCGCGATGGCGGGCGCGATCGCGACCCTGCTGGTCGCCGGCGAATGGAGCCACGCCATCGCTCCTGCAACCCTGATCGCCGCCCTCGCGCTCAGCCGCTACCTGGACGAAAAAGCGCGCGAGGCACGCTGGGAAGGGAAGGTGTTTTAA
- a CDS encoding DEAD/DEAH box helicase produces the protein MSFADLGLSDELLRAVEESGYTEPTPIQAQAIPPVLMMKDLIGIAQTGTGKTASFVLPMIDILAHGRTRARMPRSLILEPTRELAAQVAENFEKYGKYHKLNMALLIGGVNMSDQVAALEKGVDVLIATPGRLMDLFGRGKIMLNGCSLLVIDEADRMLDMGFIPDIEEICTKLPAQRQTLLFSATMPAPIKKLADKFLTNPKQIEVSRPASKNLAIEQRLVETSSRGKRETLRGLLNADDVNTAIIFSNRKTTVRELAQSLARHGFKAGQIHGDMEQPERLRELERFKAGEINILVASDVAARGLDIKGVSHVFNFDVPWHPDDYVHRIGRTGRGGATGKAFTLVTPDDAEAIEAIEKLTGGAIERIGRAPADTHEEPAAEAPRGRGRKPRGGARDDKREDKREEKKAEAPQAPREPRPPREAQAPREDRRPRRDDDRRGRGRRDEFADDGPDDGWNGPMPSFLDIGFGTRG, from the coding sequence ATGTCCTTCGCCGATCTCGGCCTTTCCGACGAACTTCTCCGCGCCGTCGAGGAGTCTGGCTATACCGAGCCGACCCCGATTCAGGCGCAGGCGATCCCGCCCGTCCTGATGATGAAGGATCTGATCGGGATCGCCCAGACGGGCACCGGCAAGACCGCCAGTTTCGTCCTGCCGATGATCGACATCCTGGCGCACGGCCGCACCCGCGCGCGCATGCCGCGATCGCTGATCCTCGAGCCGACGCGCGAACTCGCCGCGCAGGTTGCCGAGAATTTCGAGAAATACGGCAAGTATCACAAGCTCAACATGGCGCTGCTGATCGGCGGCGTGAACATGAGCGATCAGGTCGCCGCGCTTGAAAAGGGCGTCGACGTGCTGATCGCGACGCCGGGCCGCCTGATGGACCTGTTCGGCCGCGGCAAGATCATGCTCAACGGCTGTTCGCTGCTGGTGATCGACGAAGCCGATCGCATGCTCGACATGGGCTTCATCCCGGACATCGAGGAAATCTGCACCAAGCTGCCCGCGCAGCGGCAGACGCTTCTCTTCTCCGCGACGATGCCCGCGCCGATCAAGAAGCTGGCCGACAAATTCCTGACCAACCCCAAGCAGATCGAGGTTTCGCGCCCCGCGTCGAAGAATCTCGCGATCGAGCAGCGGCTGGTCGAAACGTCGAGCCGGGGCAAGCGCGAGACGCTGCGCGGTCTGCTCAACGCGGATGACGTGAACACCGCGATCATCTTTTCGAACCGCAAGACGACGGTGCGCGAACTGGCGCAGAGCCTGGCTCGCCACGGCTTCAAGGCGGGGCAGATCCACGGCGACATGGAGCAGCCCGAACGTCTGCGTGAACTCGAACGGTTCAAGGCGGGCGAGATCAATATCCTCGTCGCGTCCGATGTCGCGGCGCGCGGTCTGGACATCAAGGGCGTCAGCCACGTCTTCAACTTCGACGTGCCGTGGCATCCGGACGATTATGTCCACCGCATCGGCCGTACCGGTCGCGGCGGCGCGACGGGCAAGGCGTTTACGCTCGTCACCCCGGATGACGCCGAGGCGATCGAGGCGATCGAGAAGCTGACCGGTGGGGCGATCGAGCGGATCGGGCGCGCGCCGGCCGACACGCACGAGGAGCCGGCGGCCGAAGCGCCGCGTGGCCGCGGCCGCAAGCCGCGCGGTGGTGCCCGTGACGATAAGCGTGAAGACAAGCGCGAGGAGAAGAAGGCCGAAGCGCCCCAGGCTCCGCGCGAACCGCGTCCTCCCCGCGAAGCACAGGCGCCGCGCGAAGATCGCCGCCCGCGCCGCGACGACGATCGCCGCGGCCGTGGCCGCCGCGACGAATTCGCCGATGATGGTCCCGACGATGGCTGGAACGGCCCGATGCCAAGCTTCCTCGACATCGGCTTCGGCACCCGCGGATAA
- a CDS encoding SapC family protein — translation MASAPAQGLPLFYKDLQPLSSLDHADWKARNIGSASFFAQAHAVPLTVEEFISAQRFHPIVFSAGDNPVPLALMGLNEGVNVFVDENGQPNREMYIPAYVRRYPFLLARLRPDSDELSLCFDPSSGVLGAFDEGDPIFVDGQPSDVIKGTLEFCEKFEQAGAQSGFFMNELINNKLLIDGEATIQLPDGSAPFVYRGFQIVSEERVLELRGDVVRKLVQTGVMPLIYAHLFSLQLMQVLFGLQQEQGKVPQPELVLPS, via the coding sequence ATGGCGAGCGCACCCGCCCAGGGCCTTCCGCTGTTCTACAAGGATCTTCAGCCGCTCTCGAGCCTGGATCATGCCGATTGGAAGGCGCGCAACATCGGTTCGGCGAGCTTCTTCGCGCAGGCGCATGCCGTGCCGCTGACGGTCGAGGAATTCATCTCGGCGCAGCGTTTCCACCCGATCGTCTTTTCGGCCGGCGACAATCCCGTGCCGCTCGCGCTCATGGGCCTGAACGAGGGCGTCAACGTCTTCGTCGATGAAAATGGCCAGCCGAACCGCGAGATGTACATCCCGGCTTACGTCCGCCGCTATCCGTTCCTGCTGGCGCGCCTGCGCCCCGATTCGGACGAGCTGTCGCTCTGCTTCGATCCTTCGTCGGGCGTGCTCGGCGCGTTCGATGAAGGCGATCCGATCTTCGTCGATGGCCAGCCCAGCGACGTGATCAAGGGCACGCTGGAATTCTGCGAAAAGTTCGAACAGGCGGGCGCCCAGTCGGGTTTCTTCATGAACGAGCTGATCAACAACAAGCTGCTGATCGATGGCGAAGCGACGATCCAGCTGCCCGATGGCAGCGCGCCCTTCGTCTATCGCGGTTTCCAGATCGTGTCGGAAGAGCGCGTGCTCGAACTGCGCGGCGATGTGGTGCGCAAGCTGGTGCAGACCGGCGTGATGCCGCTGATCTACGCCCACCTCTTCTCGCTGCAGCTGATGCAGGTGCTGTTCGGCCTGCAGCAGGAACAGGGCAAGGTTCCGCAGCCCGAACTCGTCCTGCCGTCCTAA
- a CDS encoding FAD-binding oxidoreductase produces MPEICGPTPALLARLADILGPQGFTADPADIDPWLSDWRGRYRGASAALLSPANAEQVAAIVKLAAEARVPLVPQGGNTGTVAGATPPVDGSALLVSTRRMNRIRAISAEDNAVIAEAGVILSNLHDAATAIGRRFPLSLAAKGSATIGGLVSTNAGGTQVLRFGTMRNLLLGIEAVLPDGSIFHGLETLRKDNRGYDLRQLLAGAEGTLGIVTAASLRLVPQPAARAVGWVGLPDPQAALTLLRRLEEATGEAVESFELVPARALDLVLANIPGTRAPLTGPHAWNALIEVTGAEGGADPAALLESALAAAIEAELVEDATIAASEAQAEALWALRESISEAERIDGASAKHDIAVPVTAMPAFLIEEEAAVEAAFPGCRIIAFGHLGDGNIHFNILPPHGVDRGAWMAEKGPEVSAFVHDRVAARGGTLSAEHGIGQAKLAEFVRLADPVRLATMTAIKQAIDPLGLMNPGKLLPLASRAPTP; encoded by the coding sequence ATGCCCGAAATCTGTGGACCGACGCCCGCATTGCTCGCCCGGCTGGCCGACATATTGGGGCCGCAAGGCTTCACCGCGGACCCTGCCGATATCGATCCCTGGCTGAGCGACTGGCGCGGCCGGTATCGCGGGGCGAGCGCCGCCTTGCTCTCTCCCGCCAATGCCGAACAGGTTGCGGCGATCGTGAAACTCGCGGCCGAGGCGCGCGTGCCGCTGGTGCCGCAGGGGGGCAATACCGGCACCGTGGCGGGCGCGACCCCGCCGGTGGACGGATCGGCGCTGCTCGTCTCCACCCGCCGGATGAACCGCATCCGCGCGATTTCGGCCGAGGATAATGCCGTGATCGCCGAAGCGGGTGTGATCCTGTCCAACCTGCACGACGCCGCCACCGCGATCGGCCGCCGTTTCCCGTTGTCGCTCGCGGCCAAGGGATCGGCGACGATCGGTGGCCTGGTGTCGACCAATGCGGGCGGCACGCAGGTTCTGCGCTTCGGCACGATGCGCAACCTGCTGCTGGGGATCGAGGCGGTGTTGCCCGACGGATCGATCTTCCACGGGCTGGAAACACTGAGGAAGGACAATCGCGGTTACGATCTGCGCCAATTGCTCGCGGGCGCCGAAGGGACGCTGGGCATCGTCACCGCCGCCAGCCTGCGCCTCGTGCCCCAGCCTGCCGCGCGGGCGGTCGGCTGGGTCGGCCTGCCCGATCCGCAGGCCGCGCTCACCCTGCTGCGCCGGCTGGAGGAGGCGACGGGTGAGGCGGTCGAAAGCTTCGAACTGGTCCCCGCCCGCGCGCTCGATCTCGTCCTCGCCAACATTCCGGGCACCCGCGCGCCGCTCACCGGTCCGCACGCCTGGAATGCCCTGATCGAGGTGACGGGGGCCGAAGGCGGCGCCGATCCCGCCGCTCTGCTCGAATCCGCGCTTGCCGCCGCGATCGAGGCCGAGCTGGTCGAGGATGCGACGATCGCCGCCAGCGAGGCGCAGGCCGAGGCGCTGTGGGCGCTTCGCGAATCGATTTCGGAGGCCGAGCGGATCGACGGGGCTTCGGCCAAGCACGACATCGCCGTGCCCGTCACCGCGATGCCCGCTTTCCTGATCGAGGAGGAGGCCGCGGTCGAGGCCGCCTTCCCCGGATGCCGCATCATCGCCTTCGGCCATCTGGGCGACGGCAATATCCACTTCAACATCCTGCCGCCCCACGGCGTGGATCGGGGGGCGTGGATGGCCGAAAAAGGCCCCGAAGTCAGCGCCTTCGTCCATGATCGCGTCGCGGCGCGCGGCGGCACCCTTTCCGCCGAACATGGCATCGGGCAGGCCAAGCTGGCCGAGTTCGTCCGCCTCGCCGATCCGGTGCGGCTGGCAACGATGACCGCGATCAAGCAGGCGATCGATCCTTTGGGGCTGATGAACCCCGGCAAGCTCCTTCCGCTTGCGTCGCGCGCGCCCACGCCATAG
- the ilvD gene encoding dihydroxy-acid dehydratase translates to MPHYRSRTSTHGRNMAGARGLWRATGMKDEDFGKPIIAVVNSFTQFVPGHVHLKDLGQLVAREIEAAGGVAKEFNTIAVDDGIAMGHDGMLYSLPSRDLIADSVEYMVNAHTADAMVCISNCDKITPGMLMAAMRLNIPAIFVSGGPMEAGKADIHGQTIALDLVDAMVAAADESYTDEEVKVIERSACPTCGSCSGMFTANSMNCLTEALGLSLPGNGSVLATHADREKLFREAGHTIVDLARRWYEQEDASALPRSIASFAAFENAMSLDIAMGGSTNTVLHLLAAAYEGEVAFTMADIDRLSRRVPCLCKVAPAKQDVHMEDVHRAGGIMAILGQLERAGLLDTSLPTVHAPTMADAINRWDISRTNSESVQEFYKAAPGGVRTTVAFSTSNRWKELDTDRETGVIRSAEHPFSKDGGLAVLFGNLAPEGCIVKTAGVDESILKFNGTARVYESQDASVAGILGNEVKAGDVVVIRYEGPKGGPGMQEMLYPTSYLKSKGLGKACALITDGRFSGGTSGLSIGHVSPEAAEGGLIALVETGDPIVIDIPNRVIKLDVDDAVLAARHADMEARGKKAWKPFGRKRNVSPALRAYAALTTNAAKGAVRDVSQVEKD, encoded by the coding sequence ATGCCGCATTATCGTTCCCGCACCAGCACCCACGGCCGCAACATGGCCGGCGCGCGCGGGCTGTGGCGCGCCACCGGCATGAAGGACGAGGATTTCGGCAAGCCGATCATCGCGGTCGTCAATTCGTTCACGCAATTCGTGCCCGGCCACGTCCACCTGAAGGATCTGGGCCAGCTTGTCGCGCGCGAGATCGAGGCGGCGGGCGGCGTCGCCAAGGAGTTCAACACGATCGCGGTCGATGACGGGATCGCGATGGGGCATGACGGCATGCTCTATTCGCTGCCCAGCCGCGATCTGATCGCCGACAGCGTCGAATATATGGTCAACGCGCACACCGCCGACGCGATGGTGTGCATCTCCAACTGCGACAAGATCACGCCGGGCATGCTGATGGCGGCGATGCGGCTCAACATCCCCGCCATCTTCGTGTCGGGCGGGCCGATGGAGGCCGGCAAGGCCGACATTCATGGCCAGACGATCGCGCTCGATCTGGTCGACGCGATGGTCGCCGCCGCCGACGAAAGCTATACCGACGAAGAGGTGAAGGTCATCGAACGATCGGCCTGCCCCACCTGCGGCAGCTGTTCGGGCATGTTCACCGCCAATTCGATGAACTGCCTCACCGAAGCGCTGGGCCTCTCGCTGCCCGGCAACGGTTCGGTCCTCGCCACCCATGCCGATCGCGAGAAGCTGTTCCGCGAGGCAGGGCACACGATCGTCGATCTCGCGCGCCGCTGGTATGAGCAGGAGGACGCCTCCGCCCTGCCCCGCAGCATCGCCAGCTTCGCCGCGTTCGAAAATGCGATGAGCCTCGACATCGCGATGGGCGGATCGACCAACACGGTCCTCCACCTGCTCGCCGCCGCTTATGAAGGCGAAGTCGCCTTCACGATGGCCGATATCGACCGGCTGTCGCGCCGTGTGCCGTGCCTGTGCAAGGTCGCGCCCGCCAAGCAGGACGTCCATATGGAAGACGTCCACCGCGCCGGCGGCATCATGGCGATCCTGGGCCAGCTGGAGCGCGCCGGCCTGCTCGACACCAGCCTGCCCACCGTCCACGCGCCGACGATGGCCGACGCCATCAACCGCTGGGACATCAGCCGCACCAACAGCGAGAGCGTGCAGGAATTCTACAAGGCCGCGCCGGGCGGCGTGCGCACCACGGTGGCGTTCAGCACCAGCAACCGCTGGAAGGAGCTCGACACCGATCGCGAGACGGGCGTGATCCGCAGCGCCGAGCACCCCTTCTCGAAGGATGGCGGCCTCGCCGTCCTGTTCGGCAACCTCGCCCCCGAAGGCTGCATCGTGAAGACCGCGGGCGTCGATGAGAGCATCCTGAAGTTCAACGGCACCGCGCGCGTCTACGAAAGCCAGGACGCATCGGTCGCGGGCATCCTGGGCAACGAAGTGAAGGCCGGCGACGTGGTGGTGATCCGCTACGAAGGGCCGAAGGGCGGGCCGGGCATGCAGGAAATGCTCTATCCGACCAGCTATCTGAAGTCGAAGGGCCTCGGCAAAGCCTGCGCGCTGATCACCGACGGACGCTTTTCGGGCGGCACGTCCGGCCTGTCGATCGGCCATGTCTCGCCCGAGGCGGCCGAAGGCGGGCTGATCGCTCTGGTCGAAACCGGCGATCCGATCGTGATCGACATCCCGAACCGCGTCATCAAGCTCGACGTCGACGACGCGGTGCTCGCCGCCCGGCACGCCGACATGGAAGCGCGCGGCAAGAAGGCGTGGAAGCCGTTCGGCCGCAAGCGCAACGTCTCGCCGGCGCTGCGGGCCTATGCCGCGCTCACCACCAACGCCGCCAAGGGCGCGGTGCGCGACGTGAGCCAGGTCGAAAAGGACTGA